The proteins below are encoded in one region of Fibrella aestuarina BUZ 2:
- a CDS encoding HIT family protein — translation MASIFSRIVAGEIPAHKIAETDDYLAFLDVMPTAVGHTLVIPKKEVDYLFSLDDDLYMGLMAFAKKIAPAIEKAVPCRRIGVAVIGLEVPHAHVHLIPLNSMADMNFNHKLSPSQDELAATAAKIRAQLGEG, via the coding sequence ATGGCTTCTATTTTTTCACGCATTGTGGCCGGCGAAATTCCCGCCCACAAGATTGCCGAAACCGACGATTACCTGGCCTTTCTAGACGTGATGCCTACCGCAGTGGGGCATACGCTCGTCATCCCTAAAAAAGAAGTTGATTACCTGTTTAGTCTCGACGACGACCTGTACATGGGTCTGATGGCCTTTGCCAAAAAAATTGCTCCGGCTATCGAAAAGGCCGTGCCCTGCCGCCGCATTGGCGTGGCGGTCATTGGCTTGGAAGTGCCCCACGCCCACGTGCACCTGATTCCGCTCAACAGCATGGCCGATATGAACTTCAACCACAAACTGTCGCCAAGCCAGGACGAACTAGCCGCTACAGCCGCCAAAATCCGGGCGCAACTGGGCGAGGGCTAA